A segment of the Streptomyces sp. NBC_01235 genome:
CCGGTCATGTTCCAGGTCATCCCGCTTCGACGGCTCGCCGTCACCGCCTCCGCCGCCTCCGTCGCCTGCGCCGCCGTGGCCGCCTCGGTGGTCGCCAGTCCCGGCACCGCGTCCGCGTATGCCGGGGCAGCCGACGTCCTCGGCGCCGTCACCGCCGTCACCCCCCTCGCGCCGCCGCCCGTCCGGGAGGAGGACCGGGTTTCCGACGATCATCTGACGGTCACCGTCCGGCACGCAGGTGGGTGGGCCGACGGAACGTTCGAGGTGTACTGCCACCCGGACGGCGGCGATCACCCGGACGTGGGACGCGCCTGTCGCGCCGTGGACCGCAACACCCGGTGGGGCCGGGAGGCCTTCGCGCCCGCGCCTGACGGCGGCGTCTGCACCATGCGGTACGGCGGACCGGCCACCGCCCACGTCACCGGCCGCTGGGCCGGACGCCCGGTCGACGCGACGTACGACCGCAGCAACGGCTGTCAGATCGAGCGGTGGGACCGGCTCGTGCCGCTGTTGCCCGACCTGCGCCCGGCCGCCGCCCGCTGAGAGACAGAGACGTACCGAGGGCGGTCGGCCCGGTTCCGGTCGTCCGGGGTCTCGACTGCCCCTCGGCCGGTTCCGCACGGGCGGCTCATGGCGGAAGCACCCGTTCCGTAAAACTCGTGCGAAGGTCCCGCGAAGCCTGAGCTGCCGGTCGTGCGCTACGACACGCGACGACAGGCGCGGACAGGCGCGGACATACGTTCTGTGTCACTTCGTCGTGCGAGCTGCCTCTCATCCGGCGTCGCCGGCCGGACCCCAGCCCTTAGACTCCCTCGCGTGACACGCTGCGGGCCGGTTGGCAAGATGGCCCGAGCGGTCGGCAAGTTGCGGTAACAGGAAGGAAGCGACTCGTGAGCAGCAGGCCATCCCGAGGCGCTGCTCGCCTCGCAGCCATACTCGACGCGCTTCCCGACGCGTTGGTACTGGTCAACGCCAACGGGACCGTCGTCAACGCGAACACCATCGCGCTCGAGACCTTCGAGACGCCGGGTACGGCTCTGGTGGGGCGTGGGCTGCTCGATCTGCTGCCGCAGTTCGACTCCAAGCTCATCCCGGGCTCCATGCGGCGGCCCGATCACATGGACCCGCGCGGCCGGACCAAGCCGACCCGGATGGTCGCCCGGCGGACGGACGGCACCGAGTTCCCCGTCGAGGTCACCAGCGCGAACCTCGAGAACGGGCAGCAGGCCTACGACGGCTACGGCTACCCCTCCGCCTCCGACGAGCTGCTGATGCTCGTCGTACGC
Coding sequences within it:
- a CDS encoding SSI family serine proteinase inhibitor, which codes for MFQVIPLRRLAVTASAASVACAAVAASVVASPGTASAYAGAADVLGAVTAVTPLAPPPVREEDRVSDDHLTVTVRHAGGWADGTFEVYCHPDGGDHPDVGRACRAVDRNTRWGREAFAPAPDGGVCTMRYGGPATAHVTGRWAGRPVDATYDRSNGCQIERWDRLVPLLPDLRPAAAR